From one Actinopolyspora saharensis genomic stretch:
- a CDS encoding antibiotic biosynthesis monooxygenase family protein, translating to MPDTTITARTQLATLINVFTVEPEHQHELVTVLNTATEQVMRHLPGFVSASVHASTDGTRVVNYAQWESTEAYEAMLTDPSAREHMARAAEIATRFAPTSTPWTPCTTDEDSRTCPVRSSASNTADPLDHVTGVAPSGTA from the coding sequence ATGCCCGACACGACGATCACCGCCCGGACGCAGCTGGCCACGCTGATCAATGTTTTCACCGTCGAACCGGAGCATCAGCACGAGTTGGTAACCGTGCTGAACACGGCGACCGAGCAGGTGATGCGGCACTTGCCTGGATTCGTCTCCGCGAGCGTGCACGCGAGCACGGACGGGACCAGGGTGGTCAACTACGCCCAGTGGGAAAGCACCGAAGCCTACGAAGCGATGTTGACCGACCCGTCCGCTCGCGAACACATGGCAAGGGCCGCCGAGATCGCGACGCGATTCGCCCCCACGTCTACACCGTGGACTCCGTGCACCACCGATGAGGATTCACGCACCTGCCCGGTTCGCTCGTCCGCGTCGAACACAGCGGATCCGCTCGATCACGTGACCGGCGTCGCGCCTTCCGGCACGGCCTGA
- a CDS encoding zinc-binding dehydrogenase has protein sequence MEVQVSDSSVPATALEVRLASRPEGWPTTDNFEIAEAPVPEPGPGQILVRNKAMSVDPYMRGRMSAAKSYVAPFEVGKPLDGGAVGEVVRSESDEFSAGQQVLHSLGWREYAVVDASQATTVADDLPSSAFLGVLGMPGMTAYVGLMDKARFKQGDTVFVSGAAGAVGSLVGQLAKLNGAERVIGSAGSAEKVRLVTERFGFDAAFNYKDAPVAEQLRTAAPDGIDVYFDNVGGDHLEAAIGSMNDFGRIAACGAISQYNATEAQPGPRNMFQFVTKRLSMQGFIVNDNGHLKREFFEHVAPLVREGKLIHEETFVDGLRNAPEAFLGVLRGDNTGKMIVNV, from the coding sequence ATGGAGGTTCAGGTGAGCGACTCTTCCGTCCCGGCCACGGCCCTGGAGGTACGACTCGCCTCCCGCCCCGAGGGATGGCCGACAACGGACAACTTCGAGATCGCGGAGGCTCCCGTCCCCGAACCGGGACCGGGCCAGATCCTGGTGCGCAACAAGGCCATGAGCGTCGACCCGTACATGCGCGGGCGGATGAGCGCGGCCAAGTCCTACGTGGCTCCCTTCGAGGTCGGCAAGCCGCTCGACGGCGGTGCCGTCGGCGAGGTCGTCCGCTCCGAGTCCGACGAGTTCTCCGCCGGGCAGCAGGTCCTGCACAGCCTCGGCTGGCGGGAGTACGCCGTGGTGGACGCCTCCCAGGCCACGACGGTGGCCGACGACCTGCCGTCGAGCGCCTTCCTCGGCGTGCTCGGGATGCCGGGCATGACCGCCTACGTCGGGCTGATGGACAAGGCCCGCTTCAAGCAGGGCGACACCGTCTTCGTCTCCGGAGCCGCCGGAGCGGTCGGCTCGCTCGTGGGTCAGCTGGCCAAACTCAACGGGGCCGAACGCGTGATCGGCAGCGCGGGCTCGGCCGAGAAGGTGCGGCTGGTCACCGAGCGGTTCGGCTTCGACGCGGCCTTCAACTACAAGGACGCCCCCGTGGCCGAGCAGCTGCGCACGGCCGCCCCCGACGGCATCGACGTCTACTTCGACAACGTCGGCGGGGACCACCTCGAGGCGGCCATCGGCTCCATGAACGACTTCGGCCGGATCGCGGCCTGCGGGGCGATCTCGCAGTACAACGCGACCGAGGCGCAGCCGGGCCCCCGCAACATGTTCCAGTTCGTGACCAAGCGCCTGAGCATGCAGGGCTTCATCGTCAACGACAACGGCCACCTCAAGCGCGAGTTCTTCGAGCACGTGGCCCCGCTGGTCCGCGAGGGTAAGCTCATCCACGAGGAGACCTTCGTGGACGGGCTGCGCAACGCGCCCGAGGCCTTCCTCGGCGTGCTGCGCG